GCCCAGATGTTTTTGTAGCCAGCGGTCGCGGTCAAGACGCGCAGCGGCGTTGAGCGCGTGCCCCGCGTCATAGAACTCCATCTTTTTATCTTTGGCGCTGAAGCGGTCCAGATATTTTTGTGCCATCTCTTTGGTGATGGGATCGCCCGAGGCAAATTGCAGGAAGATGCTTTCACGGTCCGTATGGCCAAGGAAATAAACCGGATCGTCCCAGGCGTACTCACGGAAATATTCATGGACGTTGTCCGCGCCCACTTCTTTTATATGTGCGATGGTCTGCGGGTCATTGCTGGCGAATGCCTCTTCCTCGTCGGCATAGCCGCTGGCCATAAGCACATACGCGGTGATGCGTATTTCCACGCCGGCCAGGATCGCGCCCACATGGGCGTCCCAGCTATGGCCGACGTAAGCAATGCGCTTGCGATCAACGTCCGCCCGCCCGTAGAGCAGGTCGATGCCGCGGCGCAGGTCGGTGACTTGGTGCGTGGAAGCTTCACTCTGCGCTTTCGCCTCTTCCAGCGGACCGGCGTCGCTTTTGGCTTCCACCCAGTCATGGCGCACCTGGGGCGCGTCAATCAGCAAAGAGACAACGCCGGAGCGCGCCAGGATGACAGCCTCTTCAAGAAACTCGTCTTTATTGGCCAGCGGCGAGCCTTTCTTCAGCCAATGTCCCCAGATGATGGCGGGAAATGGGCCGCCGCCCGGAGGAATCAGCAGGTAAGCCGGTACGCGGTCACCGCTGGCGCCGGCATAGTTGAGTTCGATCAGCCGGACCTTGTCGCGCTTGTGCACGTCAGTCTCGCGCATCTCCAGTCCGGCGTGGCTGTCATAGTCAAAGCGCGGCAGCAGGTCAGGATAAGAAGGCTTGGGCGGCTCACCGCTCCCTTCTGCCTGCGCGGGCTGGGTGGCGGGCACGGAATACGGCGTGGGCGTCGGAGTCGCCGATCCAAGGCCCGTGTTCGACGATCCCGGCCGATTCAGTGTTGGCCGGTCTTCAGGCGTCGGCGTAGAAGATGGCGGTGGCGTGGGCGACGGCGACTGCGCTGCGGCGGCAATCGCAATCACAAACAGCATTACGATGAATGACAATAAAGTCCGCATGAATTCAATCCATCTATCAAAACGTGCTCATAACACTGTATCGCGAAGGCCGCATTTATGCCGGGGAAACGTGATAGTTGCTCCGGCCTCGGCTCGGTGCTAATCTCAAGCCCTCATGGACCCCATGGAAGCAACAAGGCCCGCACGGAACTTTGGCCCGCTGAACCCAGAAACTTTCTTTGCCGCGCAAAAGCGCAACCGCCGCGCCACGTGGCGCATGTCCGCGCTGTGCACGTTTGCCGCGTTCATCATGGGCATTCCGCTCACCCTGGTGCTTACGCCGCTGCTGTATGCCATCACCATGGTGGCGCTGGAAACTCTCAACCATTTCTCGCCGCAGCCGGAGCTGCTGCTCTACTTCGATCATCTGGCCAAACTCGGGCTGCGCGTCGCCGACTACGTAATCAACCAGAGAGGCACACTCGATCCCGGTGAACTCACCAGCGGCCTTCTTTTAGTGCTGCTGCCGGGGATGGTCTTCGCCTATGGATTGTGGTTTGCCATGCTGGCGATGTTTCGCCATGGCGGCGTGGGCGGCACGCTGGCCAGCATGAACGCCCGCGAACCCAACCAGGCTGACTTGAAAGAGCTTCAGCTTGCGGATGTGGCGCAGGAAATGGCAATCGCCGCTGGATTGCCCGCGCCAAAAATCATGCTGGTGGATTCCAGCGGCGCCAACGCCGCGGCCGTCGGCACGTCACCGCACGACGCGCGCATCGTGATTTCACGCCGCCTGCTTGACGATCTTGATCGTGACCAGATGCAAGCCATCCTTGCGCACCTGGTGGGATCCATTGGCAACGGGGACCTGGGCATCGCGTTCACGGTAACCAGCGTCTTTGAAACCTGCGGCCTGCTGGTGACGTTGATCAACGCTCCGTTCAGCAAGGAATCGCTCGGCCGCTTGTGGCGTGTGGCGCGTTACATGCTTGGCAGCGGCACACCGGAAAAACGTGCGGCGGACGCAGCGGAAATCGCCGAGTCGCTCGCCGGTTCGGTCGATGGCAACTCTCCTGAAATGGACAACTATTTCAAGCGGGGCAATCCTGGCCTGATCAAGAAAGCTTACCGCTTGGTAATGTTCCCGCTCATGTTCACCAACATGGCCGTTGAGCTCACGCTCTGGTTTTTTCTTAACGTGCTGCTGGGACCGTGTATGGCCATGCTGTGGCGCACGCGCCGCTACCTGGCGGATGCAAGCTCGGTAGAACTCACGCGCAATCCAGACGCGCTGGCCCGTGCACTGCAATGCATGAGTGAAGACAACACGGCCTTTGACAGCGGCGACTGGGCCACACATCTTTTTGTGGTGAATCCCAAGGGCGACAGCGGTCTGCGCGGCCAGCAGCCCAGCCAGCAGCAAATGGCCAAAGCCATTCAAGCATGGGCGTCGACGGCACACATGATGTCAGCGCAAGATGCGGCAAACCTTTATGACGTGCCGGTTGCCACCGGTGGCGCTGCTCGAGTTACTCCAAATGATTGGCCCGGCGTGCGCCAGGAAATAATCACCACCGTAAAAGCCGCAGCCATGGGAGATCAGCGGGCCATGGCGCGCATGCAGGCCATCGCTGAAATGAT
The sequence above is a segment of the Terriglobia bacterium genome. Coding sequences within it:
- a CDS encoding M48 family metalloprotease, translating into MEATRPARNFGPLNPETFFAAQKRNRRATWRMSALCTFAAFIMGIPLTLVLTPLLYAITMVALETLNHFSPQPELLLYFDHLAKLGLRVADYVINQRGTLDPGELTSGLLLVLLPGMVFAYGLWFAMLAMFRHGGVGGTLASMNAREPNQADLKELQLADVAQEMAIAAGLPAPKIMLVDSSGANAAAVGTSPHDARIVISRRLLDDLDRDQMQAILAHLVGSIGNGDLGIAFTVTSVFETCGLLVTLINAPFSKESLGRLWRVARYMLGSGTPEKRAADAAEIAESLAGSVDGNSPEMDNYFKRGNPGLIKKAYRLVMFPLMFTNMAVELTLWFFLNVLLGPCMAMLWRTRRYLADASSVELTRNPDALARALQCMSEDNTAFDSGDWATHLFVVNPKGDSGLRGQQPSQQQMAKAIQAWASTAHMMSAQDAANLYDVPVATGGAARVTPNDWPGVRQEIITTVKAAAMGDQRAMARMQAIAEMMGERLPVGLGELPNLADVQAASHGDKAAIARLMQAQKGRRQAQPKRSQSGLQMQSFVSFHPPLVKRAKRLQKMGSHMIAPVRAGGWVLTVFMTLLYAIIVPLLTVAGGLMLIVIAMLIGLNLMLLGVWLTAIHWFFVWLNGR